A region of Roseobacter litoralis Och 149 DNA encodes the following proteins:
- a CDS encoding MATE family efflux transporter, whose protein sequence is MTPDPVSSARDEISHRRVLKIALPIVLSNATVPILGAVDVGVVGQMGEAAPIGAVALGAIILSTIYWIFGFLRMGTVGLVGQAEGAGDKAEVSAWLTRALVVALAGGVLLIISQPLIFWSALRLAPASDEVESLARQYLAIRIWTAPAAIAVFALTGWLVAMEKTAGVFWVQLTMNGVNVVLDLVFVLVLDWGVPGVAAATVIAEITGCALGLWFCRAAFKRPDWRDWPRIFDRTKLIRMALLNTDIFLRSLMLMIIFSSFVFIGARFGDVTLAANEVLIQFMYITAYAMDGFAFTAETLIARAYGLGKRSHVRRSVIVTSFWGMVVCVTAALGFALAGGWIIDVMAKDADVQRVAREFLPYMIAAPIVGCAAWMLDGIFIGATRGRDMRNMMALSFASYWLAILVLLPIWGNHGLWVALLISFAVRGLTLGARYPALERHASKAG, encoded by the coding sequence GTGACGCCTGATCCTGTATCCTCTGCACGCGATGAAATCAGCCACAGACGAGTTCTGAAAATTGCCCTGCCCATTGTGTTATCAAATGCAACGGTTCCGATTTTGGGCGCTGTTGACGTCGGTGTCGTTGGGCAAATGGGCGAAGCGGCACCGATTGGTGCCGTGGCCTTGGGTGCGATCATCCTGTCCACGATCTACTGGATTTTCGGTTTTTTGCGCATGGGGACTGTTGGGCTGGTGGGGCAGGCCGAAGGGGCAGGCGACAAGGCCGAAGTGTCCGCATGGCTGACACGCGCATTGGTCGTGGCCCTTGCGGGCGGTGTGCTGCTGATTATCTCGCAGCCGCTGATCTTCTGGTCCGCGCTGCGGCTGGCGCCTGCCAGTGACGAGGTGGAAAGCCTCGCGCGCCAGTATCTGGCAATCCGCATCTGGACAGCGCCTGCCGCGATTGCGGTTTTTGCCCTCACCGGCTGGCTGGTCGCGATGGAAAAGACGGCGGGCGTCTTTTGGGTTCAACTCACGATGAATGGCGTCAATGTGGTTCTGGATCTGGTTTTTGTGCTGGTGCTCGACTGGGGTGTTCCGGGTGTCGCAGCGGCAACCGTCATTGCCGAGATTACTGGCTGCGCCTTGGGTCTTTGGTTTTGCCGTGCGGCCTTTAAACGCCCGGATTGGCGCGATTGGCCCCGTATTTTCGACCGCACCAAGCTGATCCGCATGGCGCTTTTGAACACGGATATTTTTCTGCGCTCGCTGATGCTGATGATCATCTTTTCGTCCTTCGTCTTTATTGGCGCGCGTTTCGGAGACGTGACGCTGGCCGCCAATGAAGTGCTCATTCAGTTCATGTATATCACGGCCTATGCGATGGATGGTTTCGCCTTTACGGCGGAAACGCTGATCGCGCGGGCCTATGGTCTGGGTAAACGCAGCCATGTGCGGCGCAGCGTCATCGTCACCTCGTTCTGGGGGATGGTTGTCTGTGTCACCGCTGCTTTGGGCTTTGCGCTGGCCGGGGGCTGGATCATTGACGTGATGGCCAAGGATGCCGATGTGCAGCGTGTCGCGCGCGAATTCCTGCCCTATATGATCGCCGCGCCCATTGTGGGCTGCGCGGCATGGATGCTTGATGGCATTTTCATTGGGGCGACGCGGGGTCGTGACATGCGCAACATGATGGCGCTGAGTTTTGCGTCATATTGGCTTGCTATCCTCGTGCTGCTGCCGATCTGGGGCAATCACGGGCTTTGGGTGGCCTTGCTGATCTCTTTTGCGGTGCGTGGCCTTACATTGGGCGCACGGTACCCAGCCCTTGAACGCCACGCGAGCAAGGCAGGTTAG
- a CDS encoding quinone-dependent dihydroorotate dehydrogenase has protein sequence MKRLAEKAGLAVLQNMDPERAHGLALAALNAGLASQPGPITSDRLRVRLAGMDLANPVGLAAGFDKNAQAVCPLGKAGFGFIEVGAATPLPQPGNPKPRLFRLKQDAAAINRFGFNNDGMDAIAGRLTNAECAVPVGINLGANKTSEDRAADFAVVMQRFKAHVSFATVNVSSPNTEKLRDLQGPAALAALLEGVMDVRGDIPVFLKIAPDLTLPEIRDIATVAQNAGVDAIIATNTTLDRDGLHGPHKTQAGGLSGQPLFEKSTRVLAQLSAATTLPLIGVGGVASGAQAYAKIRAGATAVQLYTGLVYGGLSLVGDIVRDLDDLLARDGFASVAEACGTDRDRWLNAA, from the coding sequence ATGAAACGGCTCGCCGAAAAGGCAGGCCTTGCGGTTTTGCAGAACATGGACCCGGAAAGGGCGCACGGCCTTGCCCTTGCAGCGCTCAATGCGGGGCTTGCCAGTCAGCCGGGGCCGATCACATCGGACCGTCTGCGCGTGCGCTTGGCAGGCATGGATCTGGCAAATCCGGTCGGGCTGGCGGCGGGCTTTGACAAGAATGCCCAAGCCGTTTGCCCGCTTGGCAAGGCTGGTTTCGGGTTCATTGAGGTGGGCGCGGCCACGCCCCTGCCCCAACCCGGCAACCCAAAGCCACGCCTCTTCCGCCTCAAGCAAGACGCCGCCGCCATCAACCGCTTTGGGTTCAACAACGATGGGATGGACGCCATCGCCGGGCGACTGACAAACGCAGAATGCGCTGTGCCCGTCGGCATCAATCTCGGCGCGAACAAGACCAGCGAGGACCGCGCCGCCGATTTCGCCGTTGTGATGCAGCGCTTCAAAGCGCATGTGTCTTTCGCGACGGTCAATGTATCCTCTCCCAACACCGAGAAACTGCGCGACCTGCAAGGGCCCGCCGCCCTTGCCGCGCTGCTTGAAGGCGTGATGGACGTGCGGGGCGACATTCCGGTGTTTCTGAAAATCGCGCCGGACCTGACCCTGCCCGAGATCCGCGATATTGCCACCGTTGCGCAGAACGCGGGCGTGGATGCGATCATCGCAACCAACACCACGTTGGATCGCGATGGGTTGCATGGGCCCCATAAAACGCAGGCGGGTGGGTTGTCTGGCCAGCCCCTTTTTGAGAAATCAACGCGCGTGCTCGCACAGCTTTCCGCAGCAACAACCTTGCCACTGATCGGTGTCGGCGGTGTTGCAAGTGGCGCGCAGGCCTACGCCAAAATCCGCGCCGGTGCCACTGCGGTGCAGCTATATACTGGGTTGGTTTATGGCGGGCTGTCGCTGGTTGGCGACATCGTCCGCGACCTTGATGATCTGCTTGCACGCGACGGGTTTGCATCCGTGGCAGAGGCCTGTGGCACGGATCGCGACCGCTGGCTCAACGCGGCCTAA